The region CCTGGACCTCTGCGAGCGCATCCGGGCCCTCGCGCCGGAGGCCGGGATCCGCAGCAACGTGATCGTCGGGTTCCCCGGGGAGACCGAGGAGGACCTGGCCGAGCTGGAGGCGTTCCTGGTGGGCGCCCGGCTCGACGCGGTCGGTGTCTTCGGCTACTCGGACGAGGACGGGACGGAGGCCGAGGGCTACGAGGGCAAGCTCTCCGCCGAGGAGGTCACGGCGCGGGTCGCCCGGGTGTCCGCGCTGGTGGACGAGCTGATGGCGCAGCGTGCCGAGGACCGCGTCGGCACCGAGGTCGTCGTGCTGGTCGAGTCGCTCTCGGACGAGGAGAACGACTGCGTCGGCCGGGCCGCGCACCAGGCGCCCGAGGTCGACGGCGAGTGCGTCTTCGACGCCGACGAGCTCGACGGGGAGCCGCTGCGGGTCGGGGACCTGGTGCGGGCGGTCGTCGTGGACACCGAGGGGACGGACCTGGTCGTGTCGCCGCGGGAGGTCGTGGTGGCCGTGGAGGCCGTCCGCGAGGCCGCGCAGGTGACCGGATGAGTGACGTCCCGGCAGGCGCTCGCGTGCCGCCGGGAGACGCACCGCTGCCGGGCGCCGCGCCCATACTGAACATCGCGAACGTGCTCACCGGGGTCCGGCTGGCCCTGGTGCCGTTCTTCGTCGTCGCGCTCTTCCGCGTCGACGGCCTGGACGCGGACTGGCGGCTCCTCGCGTTCGGCCTCTTCGCGGTCGCGGCGATCACCGACCGGCTCGACGGCGAGATCGCCCGCAAGCGCGGCCTCGTCACGTCGTTCGGGGAGATCGCGGACCCCATCGCGGACAAGGCGCTCACCGGCTCGGCGCTGATCGGGCTGTCGATCCTCGGGCTCGTCCCGTGGTGGATCACCGTGGTGATCCTGGGCCGCGAGGTCGGCGTCACCGTGCTGCGGTTCTGGGTGCTGCGCCACGGGGTGATCCCGGCGAGCCGCGGCGGCAAGGCCAAGACCTTCGTCCAGACGATCGCGATCGGGCTCTACGTGCTGCCGCTGCCGCAGCTGCTGCCCGCGATCAGCGACCCGATGGGCTGGTTCCAGATGGCGTTGCTCCTGCTCGCGCTCGTGTTGACCGTGGTCACGGGCCTGGACTACGTGTTCCGCGCGCTCCGGCTGCGCGCCGCCGCCCTCGGCCGGAAGGTTCCCTGACGGGGTGTGTTCGCCCTCAGCGGACGGTCCGGCGAGGCGCGCCGGGGACGCGGGACGCCGGAAGTCGGTACGGTGACAGCACACCACCCGTCCGCAGGGACGGGCGGTGGTACCGGGCGGACGAGGAGGGGTCGCATGGCCGTGCTGCTGCGTGAGGCGATCGGTGGCAGCCTTCGGCGTGCCCGCACGCTGCGTCGTCGCACCCTGCGCGACGTGTCGCGCGCCGCCCGGGTGAGCCTGGGCTACCTCTCCGAGGTGGAACGCGGCCGCAAGGAGCCGTCCAGCGAGCTGCTCGCCTCGATCTGCGAGGCGCTGGACATCGCGCTGCCGGACCTGCTCGCCGAGGTCATCGACGACATGGCCCGCGACAGCGGCCTCGAGGTCGCCGGCGCCGGCCGGAGGGACACCCTCGTCCCGATCGGGCAGCGGCACGCGGACCTGCGCCTCGCCCCCGTCCGCAGCGGCCTCGCCGCACCCGCGACGCCGACCGCACCGGTCGCGTCCGTCTCCGCCGCAGCCTGAGGCCGATCACGGAGGCGCCCGCAACCTGTCCGTTTCGTCCCGTAATCCTGGATCTTCCCGAGGTCGGCGCGGGTACCGGTAGCCTGGTCCCCGGGTCGCCCGGACGGCGGCCTCCGGACGATCCCCGATATCGTCGCCGTTCGGTGGCCGATGTGCCCGTTCCGGTGCCACGATGGCCCCCGGGTGGCATCAGCACTCGCCACCTCGGTCGGGGCAGCGGTACAGAGGTTGTTCAGCGACGCCGGCTCGACCGCCGCGGGGGGACACTGCGGTGGAGCGGGATGCGGTGGTCGGAAGAGAACGCAGCGGAGGTAGGCGGAACAGATGGCCAACGGTTTCACGAAGGCCTGGAAGTACCTGATGGCGCTGTTCTCGTCGAAGGTCGACGAGTACGCGGACCCCAAGGTGCAGATCCAGCAGGCCATCGAGGACGCGCAGCGCCAGCACCAGGCGCTGTCCCAGCAGGCCGCCGCGGTGATCGGCAACCAGCGGCAGCTCGAGATGAAGCTCAACC is a window of Pseudonocardia sp. T1-2H DNA encoding:
- the pgsA gene encoding CDP-diacylglycerol--glycerol-3-phosphate 3-phosphatidyltransferase, with the protein product MSDVPAGARVPPGDAPLPGAAPILNIANVLTGVRLALVPFFVVALFRVDGLDADWRLLAFGLFAVAAITDRLDGEIARKRGLVTSFGEIADPIADKALTGSALIGLSILGLVPWWITVVILGREVGVTVLRFWVLRHGVIPASRGGKAKTFVQTIAIGLYVLPLPQLLPAISDPMGWFQMALLLLALVLTVVTGLDYVFRALRLRAAALGRKVP
- a CDS encoding helix-turn-helix domain-containing protein encodes the protein MAVLLREAIGGSLRRARTLRRRTLRDVSRAARVSLGYLSEVERGRKEPSSELLASICEALDIALPDLLAEVIDDMARDSGLEVAGAGRRDTLVPIGQRHADLRLAPVRSGLAAPATPTAPVASVSAAA